The genomic window GAGTGCTTCCGTGGCTCACTAGATGTCATCCACTGCATGAACATATCCCTTCGGCGTAGAAAACTTtcaagaaatagatagtttATGCCAAATCTTGTGTCATTCTACCTCACCAACTCTCTACCAATCGcggtcttcatcatttcatggagCTTTGAATGATTGTACAACCATCGCGATATAGATCTTGCACTTTGAATGACAATGTTGTGGTCTCTAAATTCGCCAATTGCTTTgaacattaaatttatcataTGCGCCAAACAAGACTGTCACACGATAGTAGGATACTCCCTTCTAAGAACCTAAcatgccttcttatagttggACCTATTACCAGTCACGATCATATCATTGACCACTGATCTTATCCCTTGCATAAatgaatcaaccaaataaatatgcaataaTTGCAATACTAAGTTACCAACTCAGTAAAATAATTACCTTGTTCAGATACTTGGTATCTTGGCTATAGCCAATCACATATATGGACTTATGAAAAAATATACGACCATTAcaatataaaagaaaattaataatactcaagAATCACACATGATGGTCACACCATACTCTAGCCATTCTAATTTCCACTTAtcaaatatcttcttcaatATAGGAATCATCTGCtctcctcctgaactcttcctTCTCCCTAGACTGAGCCATGACATgctgcacctgttcctcttATGTCTTATCATTATCGCTTATCAAATCTACGTGGGCAGTTGCCTCTTGCCTCCGAAGCCTATCCTCCGACCTTCCctttctcttatctcttgccctattAAGCTCACGTCTAAAGTAATCACgcacatctggaggcacccttTCGCAACTTACAACATTCGTTCCACGCCTGTCAAATGTtttttcaaccttgtggcaccaccgcctttctttttcttcttgcaaTAATTGCACCTAAACTTCGGGGCCAAGTTGTCCTCGTGCTGtcacaccacatctctatccgcCATTAATTACTGCAAAACAATATATATCGTCTTATTAGCACTTCACAAATTCCAACAGCGAGTAAACATTGAACAAAACTAACTACTAGGCACAAACCAACGCTTTCGAACACTAACCAATCCTAACAACCTAAAAAAAAACGAACCATAACCGACACTAACTAGTTTGTATCGCctctgttggaagaagaaatCTCAATAGTTAACCTACAAATAATACTCTATGAACGAAATGTATCgatctattttaaaagaacCTTCAAGCGAAATTAATTATGTCCATGCATATTAACCTGATAAACATGTACTGTCATATTACTAGTCATACATAAATATCTCAAGAAACAATTAACTTCACCAATATTAACTACCCTTGCCAGTAAAAGGTATTAACCGAGCACATCGGACCCAAAATCGACGCCATAGGGTTGATAACCGAGCAAATCAAGCACTAATTTGTCCGGCTCGGCCGAATCGACCACTCACCGAACTGCCAACCTCCTAAGATCGCATACCGAACGAATCACGCGAAAAATTCCTAGGTTTTGGGTGGTTACCGAATGAATCACGTCGAAAATTGCCGGTCATCTGACGCTCGCTTAAGCAGTCGGTAACCGCTCCGATGCAGTCAATAATTGACCCTTCTCACCCGATATGTGCGCTGTCTTCGACGGATTTGCATGGCAACGCCGCGGATCTGGACGACGGGGTGACGGAGGTGGGGATTTTTCTGTGGAACGACGCGAGGGGATTGCGCAACGAGGATAAGACATCCAACACTCTTATCCCATTGAGGTGGGCTGAAACGGACCGTTTGCACTATGCATTTGGCCCGTGTCggccttttctctctttttttttgggccTTTTTGGAACTATCAATGTttgagcacatatttcatgatgtaaacgatttttttttgaaaaattcttTCACATATGGTCTTAGAATTGCCTcattttttatggatttttttctaattttttttcttttttcaaaatccaattttatttttttgaatttaaattcggtAACGGATCGTATTATGAAATCGGTACGGCTCGGTAAGTTCGATAATCATAATAACCGCTCGATAACTGTTGTATTTTCAAACCCTGTTGCTAGACCCACGCCCTCTCTTCATGAATTCACGCCCATGAATTGCTTCGCTATCAGGCTATCACCCGTCTGGAAAACGTGCCTGCAAGAGACGAGCTTGGATTTTTGCTTGATCTGATGATTCATTGGTCCATTTGGCAGGCATTGCCACGACGCCTGCCATTGCAGAGCAGTGGTGTTTGATAGCCGGGGTCCGGCTCCATTCACGGGCAATGGCATTGTGCTCTGTGCCGACATGTCGACAGACCATTCTGCTATTAAATTGTCTAGCAGGATTATGCTTGCATTATGTCAGTAGCAACTTCATCGTATCGTGTATGTTTTCTTGCAATGCAGTATTTCATCAAAAGAGGATAGAGTTACAacacaaaacaaacaaacaaacccaGACGAATGGGGaacaaggaaagaaaaaaaaaacacggaAAGAGCATCACACCTAAAGTTACTGACAAAAGCAACATCTACTATAATCCTACTTTTGTATAATTCTTAGGTCGAGAACATGTAAAAGCTTAAGAAcagatgaaagaaaaaaaaaccttccaGATGTGCATTTTACcctaattttcttttattcttctcTTCCAAGTATACTGTACAAGCTAGATCCACAAGTAcatcctcgcaaaaaaaaaaaaaaaaaaaatccacaagaaCATGCTAAAAGTCTCTCATCAAACGGATGGAATAAAAGCTCGGTTGTTCCGATTCCGCCCGATCATGACTAGTACTGTAGTAACGAAAGCAGGTTGCTCACTTGTCATGGATCATGAATCGCTAGAGGAAAAGGATTGGAGTGGACAGATAGGAGGTAGCAAGAGTTCCTTCATTTTGGTGCCTGACCTCTCCAATCTCATGCATGATTAATCGACGCCGGCCGTTCTGGATCAGACCATGGACACGATCGATGGCGTCCCTAGCTCCATGATCGCACTAAACACTAAATCATGTCATATCATACCAAAAGATTGCTCTCTCACGAAAACAAATTAAAAGATATCTACTGGCAGGTAGGCTTGGCACGATAACCAGCTTTGGAGACCTGTGGATGTTGTACTACTTCCGTGCCAGCTCGTTTCAACGACCTGAAAAGGATGTGCAGCACTCGAGTCTGGAaaggatgatccgatgatggtATGTATAATCACTGCGCCGTATCCTGGGGTTCATTGCAAGCTGCAACGAAGCTGGAGGCTGGAGTCTCCCCAGGCAACGGCAGCCTGACCGACCATGAAACGGCATTTGCTCAGTCAGGTTTGGCGGATCTGCTTCCACGTTGCTCTGAAAAGAACTCTGGACGGACCGAGCTACACAGCACTTCATAGCGAGTTCGAAAGTGCTTAGAGAGAGATTGCCGACGAATTCGTGTCACTCCGATCAGAACTGCGTGTGTCACGAATTCGATCGATCATGGCCTTCAACGTTAAGCATCACAAACGCAGTAAAAGGTGAGAGAGAACGTCGGGAAATATAACTCTGCATATTCTTATTTACGTATGGCTTATCTCGGTTGTTTACTATTGTAACCGGATACTCTACATTTATCAATTCTTTCAAACCCTATCAATTTTTACTTACCTTTCTAGCACGAATCTAAATGTAAATGAAACTATCGTAATAAAACACGCATCCGCTTACCCTAGTATAGTTTCCGTGTGCCAGAACGTGGACGAAACCAAAAGTCGGCACGCAAGCTTAAAACAAACCGAAATCCCGCGGGCTTTAAGAGGCGCGTCCGTCCGGGCCGTTGGAGCCGACGAGCCGAACAGCGAGGCGCACGCGAACAGCGAGGCGCACGCGGCCGGGGAACCTTCGGATCCGATCCCCCCAACGCGCTCTTTGCCTCGGCATCATCGCACGGCGCCGGCCACGTGACGGCCGCCcgcgccctcgccctcgccaCCGACCTCGCCTTTATAAGCGGCCTCGCGGCAGGTGAGCGAGCTCAGCTCATCGCACTCGCACACCCGTCTGGCATTACACCTAGCTCTCTTCGCCAATTGCCTGCTTGCTCTTGGTCTCTTCGATATCCCCCCGGCTCGCCGTCGTCAGCTGCTAGCGGATAGCTTGCGAGTCTTTGGGCCGGGATAACACTAGAAGAAGATGTCGGACGGCACGGCGACCTGCGTCGACATCATCCTCGCCATCATCCTGCCGCCGCTCGGGGTCTTCTTCAAGTTCGGCTGCGGGGTGAGTACGACACTGAATCGTTCGATTTTGCAGCCAAGCATGCACGATTTGTGCAGGAGCTGGCAGCAGCTTCGTGGTTTCTGACTGCTTGCGGTGGCCTGACTTGCAGGTTGAGTTCTGGATCTGCCTGCTGCTCACCTTCTTCGGCTACCTCCCCGGTATCATCTACGCCGTCTGGGCCATCACCAAGTAGACCCCTAAAGGTATTGTGCATGCAACTTCTCCAAGAACTCGGTGCTATTTTTACTGAGAAGTGCTCTAGCTTGAATACAAGTAGGAAGGGAAGAGTGCTACAATTCTGTTTTAATTTACagtgaaaaacaaacaaacaaacaaacacacctTGCTTGCTGTTTCCAGCCCAATTTTGTTTAGAGATGCTGAAGATTTTGTTAATATTGTCTAAGGATGAACTAATCAATCTATGCTTCTCCTTGCTCATGGCAGGTGATGATGGGGGACCTTGCTCGTGTGAACCGTCGTGCCTGGTGTAGTCTGTTGTTTGAGatgtaattttttctttctGGTTCCTTTCGTTCCTTCCTTCTTTGGCCTGGATGGTGCTCACTGTGTTGGGTGTGGTACATCTGGTCGGTGTTTGTGCTTAGCTTCCTGTTCTAGTGCGACTGTTTCTCGCTGCTGCTCTACTCGTCCCTCTCCATTGTGCCATACAGTTCCTCTGCACATTTCCGTCCATGTACTTTGATCAATTATTAATTCCTCCGTTTTAGTCGAGAAATTCTACTAGGCTCTTGAGCATTGTTtttcaagaatttttttttcacttactAATCTTCAAACGCCTAAACAGTGCGCCTGTAGGGTTAGGAGAAGGGAGAGCGAGGTTTCCTCCGGTGGGATTCTCTATCTCCGGATTTAGAGGGAGATCGGTGAATAACAAACCGATTCAGTGAAAAAGATAGAGATATCACCTGTCACTTTAAATTAATATCGGAATATGAAAGCTTTAAAATAGAATTGTTAACGTAACGAACATGGATGTGAATCCGGTGATGAGAGAGCCGTCGGTAAAGAAGGGAAATAGCGTGACCAATCGAACATAACACCCATCGAGAGGGAAATGGCGTTAAAAACCATGGACGTTCCTAGCGGGAGCCAGTCCCCGTCGAACTTTTTGTTCGTATCAATCTCAATCCTCTCAGTATTTTATTTATCGATATCTTTTACTTTTCGTTTTTTCATTCGAATAGGCGACGCGAACAAGTGACAAGTCACAAAATGCCAGCTGAGCGCCATGTGATATGCACCCATACCGTGTACGAATTCACGTAGCAGTAAAATTAATGTGAGGGGTAGCGTTCTGCCTTCATATGTGGGGGGTAAAAAAGAAGCAATGCAGATTTCAATCCTCGTTGTACTGGGAAATCAGATTCCAGCATAGTTGTACAGATACTCATACCGTCCCAAAGCACTACGTAGATACTAGCATTGAGCAGGTGTTGGCATTCAGCAGCTTTAATCGATTAAAACGTGCCCTCGTCGAATCACCATGCCTGACCCGATCGAGCGAGAGCCCGGCAGCGACCGGTACCTGCACACAATGCAAATCCTTGGGAAACATCATGGATGAAAATTTCgttaaaattttataatttttgagaaatttatttaggaatgaaatatctaattttagaattttctttcactaatAAGTAGGAGCTACAGAGCAGATGACGAAGAAATGTTCGAAATTTCGgtaaaattttatgaatttcgaTCTTTTCATTGGTgaatgaaaaaattgtaaaacgatATTAAAATCTCTAGAAACATTAACCACCTAGGTTGTCCAGATGGACATGAATGAGTACCAGGAGGCTGATGCACCTTAGGGGGTGGAGGGAGCTCAAGCCCCCTACTCCCGGGGTGCACTAGGAGCCCAGAGCCCTCCATTTCAATTTTCGAGCATGAAAttgaaagaagagaaaaagatgaaaggaaaaggaagaaaccTCTACTTTGTGACTCTAATCCGCTACCGATGAGTACACTTAATCCTGCGTCCTGTGGCAGCGGATATGGTTCAGAAAGAGAACTATGCCCTCGTGCTGTAGGATTTCGTCTCCTTGTGCGACCTGGCTCCCCACAGCCGAAAGCGATCGCCATCTGACAACTAGCTCCGTGAGGGCGCACACGCGCGTGGCGAGGCGAGGCAAGAGCAACTGCAAAGCGGCTGGCGATCGCCAATtcggatcggatcggatcggaGAGGAGAGGCTGGCCAGATCACAATCATCACCGGCGCTGGACCACCCGGCAAACCTGCCTTTCGCTGGACCACCATCCTCGCATGCAAGTTCCGCCAGCCTAATAAGCACCATGCGACGCGTGCAGCGCCGCCCCCAATCGCGCCAACGGGAACCCCCGCGCCAAACCAGTGGATCGCGCGGTGCAACGACGAGTCTTTTTGTTGTGCCTATGCTCCTTGCAGGCAGTGAAACCGTCCGCCTCCGAGCTCCACGATTTTATTGTGCATGCACCTTATCTTCATCGTCTATTATTACCGTCTAACCCTTGATTCTTTCATATACCTTATGTTTTTTACACCTAACTCTTTGATACGAATTTCAACCTTAATACAAGATCAAAATAGAAAGTACATGCGCACCATATTATGGAATTTTCCCTTCCATCCGTCTCCCGGTGA from Phragmites australis chromosome 14, lpPhrAust1.1, whole genome shotgun sequence includes these protein-coding regions:
- the LOC133891325 gene encoding hydrophobic protein LTI6A produces the protein MSDGTATCVDIILAIILPPLGVFFKFGCGVEFWICLLLTFFGYLPGIIYAVWAITK